The following are encoded in a window of Oncorhynchus masou masou isolate Uvic2021 chromosome 17, UVic_Omas_1.1, whole genome shotgun sequence genomic DNA:
- the LOC135558654 gene encoding ATP-dependent 6-phosphofructokinase, platelet type-like isoform X8, whose translation MAKRQDTKKFFENLSGAGKSIGVLTSGGDAQGMNAAVRAVVRMGIYVGAKVYFVHEGYQGMVDGGDNIEEASWESVSSMLQVGGTVIGSARCKEFRSHEGRLKAAHHLVQRDITNLCVIGGDGSLTGANLFREEWSGLLEELVQQGLIDEKAAQNNSELHIVGMVGSIDNDFCGTDMTIGTDSALHRIIEVVDAIMTTAQSHQRTFVLEVMGRHCGYLALVSALACGADWVLIPEMPPEDGWEEQMCQKLSENRADKKRLNIIIVAEGAIDSHNKPITTDHIKELVVSCLGFDTRVTILGHVQRGGTPSAFDRILASRMGVEAVLALLEASASTPACVVSLCGNQAVRLPLMECVQMTQDVQKAMDEKNFEEAVRLRGRSFENNLNTYKLLSYRKADSELPNSSFNVAVLNVGAPAAGMNAAVRSAVRVGITEGHKMFAVNDGFEGFYKGQIKEIKWGDVGGWTGQGGSILGTKRTLPAKHLDKIAEQIRIHNINALLVIGGFEAFLGVMELSAAREKYNEFCVPMVMVPATVSNNIPGSDLSIGADTALNAITDTCDRIKQSASGTKRRVFIIETMGGYCGYLASVGGLAAGADAVYIYEEPFDIRDLQSNVEHLTEKMKTGIQRGLVLRNENSNENFTTDFIYQLYSEEGKGVFDCRKNVLGHMQQGGAPSPFDRNFGTKIAAKAIQWISRKLKESYKEGKVFANTEDTACLLGMRRRAMVFQPVVQLKDQTDFVHRIPKEQWWLKLRPLMKILAKYKTSYDVSDSGQLEHVTRVRPKKVD comes from the exons gTATGAATGCTGCTGTACGGGCTGTGGTCCGCATGGGTATTTATGTGGGAGCTAAAGTCTACTTCGTCCATGAG GGTTACCAGGGTATGGTAGATGGTGGGGATAATATTGAAGAGGCATCATGGGAAAGTGTCTCCAGCATGCTGCAAGTG GGTGGCACAGTCATTGGCAGTGCCCGCTGCAAGGAGTTCCGCAGCCACGAGGGGCGTCTGAAGGCTGCTCACCACCTGGTGCAGCGTGACATCACCAACCTGTGTGTGATCGGAGGGGACGGCAGTCTCACTGGGGCCAACCTCTTCAGAGAGGAGTGGAGCGGACTACTGGAGGAACTGGTCCAGCAGG GTCTGATTGATGAGAAGGCTGCCCAGAACAATTCAGAGCTACACATTGTGGGAATGGTGGGCTCCATCGACAACGACTTCTGTGGCACTGACATGACAATCGGGACAGACTCTGCCCTGCACAGAATCATAGAGGTGGTGGACGCAATCATGACTACAGCCCAGAG CCACCAGAGGACGTTTGTGCTGGAGGTCATGGGAAGACATTGTGG gtacctGGCCCTAGTAAGTGCTCTGGCCTGCGGGGCTGACTGGGTGCTGATCCCTGAGATGCCCCCTGAGGACGGGTGGGAGGAACAGATGTGTCAGAAActgtctgag AATCGTGCAGATAAGAAACGGCTCAATATCATTATTGTAGCAGAGGGGGCGATAGATTCTCACAACAAGCCTATCACTACAGACCATATTAAGGAA ctggttgttagCTGTCTGGGCTTTGACACCCGAGTCACCATCCTGGGTCACGTCCAGAGAGGAGGAACCCCCTCTGCCTTTGACCGGATCCTG GCCAGTCGTATGGGAGTGGAGGCGGTCCTGGCCCTGTTGGAGGCGTCAGCCAGCACACCGGCCTGCGTAGTGTCTCTGTGTGGGAACCAGGCTGTCCGTCTGCCCCTCATGGAGTGTGTTCAGATG ACACAAGACGTCCAGAAAGCCATGGACGAGAAGAATTTTGAGGAAGCTGTGAGACTGCGTGGCAG GAGTTTCGAAAACAACCTGAACACCTACAAACTCCTGTCTTACCGGAAAGCAGACTCTGAACTCCCAAAT AGCTCCTTCAACGTGGCGGTGCTGAACGTGGGTGCCCCAGCTGCGGGCATGAACGCAGCTGTCCGCTCGGCCGTCAGGGTGGGCATCACCGAGGGGCACAAGATGTTCGCCGTTAACGACGGCTTCGAGGGATTCTACAAGGGACAG ATAAAGGAGATTAAATGGGGAGATGTAGGTGGTTGGACTGGACAAGGGGGGTCCATACTGGGAACAAAGAG AACCCTTCCAGCGAAGCATCTTGATAAGATCGCTGAACAAATCAGGATACATAACATCAATGCTTTGCTTGTTATCGGTGGATTTGAG GCCTTCCTGGGAGTCATGGAACTGTCCGCTGCCCGGGAGAAATATAATGAGTTCTGTGTCCCCATGGTTATGGTCCCTGCCACGGTCTCCAACAATATACCGGGCTCTGACCTCAGCATTGGCGCAGACACAGCTTTGAATGCTATTACTGAT acatgtGACCGCATCAAGCAGTCTGCCAgtgggaccaagcggcgtgtgtTCATCATTGAGACCATGGGGGGGTACTGTGGGTACCTGGCCAGTGTCGGGGGGCTGGCTGCGGGGGCTGACGCTGTCTACATCTATGAGGAACCTTTCGACATCAGAGACCTCCAG TCCAACGTCGAGCATTTGACAGAGAAGATGAAGACGGGCATCCAGAGGGGCTTGGTGCTGAG GAATGAGAACTCCAATGAGAACTTCACCACAGATTTCATCTACCAGCTGTACTCtgaggaggggaaaggagtgTTCGACTGCAGGAAGAATGTCCTTGGACATATGCAGCAG GGAGGTGCTCCTTCCCCATTCGACAGGAACTTTGGAACGAAGATTGCAGCCAAAGCAATTCAATGGATTTCAAGAAAGCTCAAGGAGTCATATAAAGAAG GGAAGGTGTTTGCTAACACAGAGGACACTGCCTGTTTGCTGGGGATGCGTCGCAGAGCCATGGTCTTCCAACCAGTGGTGCAGCTCAAAGACCAAACAGACTTTGT CCACAGGATCCCTAAGGAACAGTGGTGGTTGAAGCTCCGCCCCCTGATGAAGATCCTGGCTAAATACAAGACCAGCTACGACGTGTCTGACTCTGGCCAGCTGGAGCATGTGACCCGGGTCAGGCCCAAGAAGGTGGACTGA
- the LOC135558654 gene encoding ATP-dependent 6-phosphofructokinase, platelet type-like isoform X4, translating to MAKRQDTKKFFENLSGAGKSIGVLTSGGDAQGMNAAVRAVVRMGIYVGAKVYFVHEGYQGMVDGGDNIEEASWESVSSMLQVGGTVIGSARCKEFRSHEGRLKAAHHLVQRDITNLCVIGGDGSLTGANLFREEWSGLLEELVQQGLIDEKAAQNNSELHIVGMVGSIDNDFCGTDMTIGTDSALHRIIEVVDAIMTTAQSHQRTFVLEVMGRHCGYLALVSALACGADWVLIPEMPPEDGWEEQMCQKLSENRADKKRLNIIIVAEGAIDSHNKPITTDHIKELVVSCLGFDTRVTILGHVQRGGTPSAFDRILASRMGVEAVLALLEASASTPACVVSLCGNQAVRLPLMECVQMTQDVQKAMDEKNFEEAVRLRGRSFENNLNTYKLLSYRKADSELPNEEDVLPYNSSFNVAVLNVGAPAAGMNAAVRSAVRVGITEGHKMFAVNDGFEGFYKGQIKEIKWGDVGGWTGQGGSILGTKRTLPAKHLDKIAEQIRIHNINALLVIGGFEAFECLLQLYEARTSHEDFCIPMCVLPATISNNVPGTDLSIGADTSLNAIVETCDRIKQSASGTKRRVFIIETMGGYCGYLASVGGLAAGADAVYIYEEPFDIRDLQSNVEHLTEKMKTGIQRGLVLRNENSNENFTTDFIYQLYSEEGKGVFDCRKNVLGHMQQGGAPSPFDRNFGTKIAAKAIQWISRKLKESYKEGKVFANTEDTACLLGMRRRAMVFQPVVQLKDQTDFVHRIPKEQWWLKLRPLMKILAKYKTSYDVSDSGQLEHVTRVRPKKVD from the exons gTATGAATGCTGCTGTACGGGCTGTGGTCCGCATGGGTATTTATGTGGGAGCTAAAGTCTACTTCGTCCATGAG GGTTACCAGGGTATGGTAGATGGTGGGGATAATATTGAAGAGGCATCATGGGAAAGTGTCTCCAGCATGCTGCAAGTG GGTGGCACAGTCATTGGCAGTGCCCGCTGCAAGGAGTTCCGCAGCCACGAGGGGCGTCTGAAGGCTGCTCACCACCTGGTGCAGCGTGACATCACCAACCTGTGTGTGATCGGAGGGGACGGCAGTCTCACTGGGGCCAACCTCTTCAGAGAGGAGTGGAGCGGACTACTGGAGGAACTGGTCCAGCAGG GTCTGATTGATGAGAAGGCTGCCCAGAACAATTCAGAGCTACACATTGTGGGAATGGTGGGCTCCATCGACAACGACTTCTGTGGCACTGACATGACAATCGGGACAGACTCTGCCCTGCACAGAATCATAGAGGTGGTGGACGCAATCATGACTACAGCCCAGAG CCACCAGAGGACGTTTGTGCTGGAGGTCATGGGAAGACATTGTGG gtacctGGCCCTAGTAAGTGCTCTGGCCTGCGGGGCTGACTGGGTGCTGATCCCTGAGATGCCCCCTGAGGACGGGTGGGAGGAACAGATGTGTCAGAAActgtctgag AATCGTGCAGATAAGAAACGGCTCAATATCATTATTGTAGCAGAGGGGGCGATAGATTCTCACAACAAGCCTATCACTACAGACCATATTAAGGAA ctggttgttagCTGTCTGGGCTTTGACACCCGAGTCACCATCCTGGGTCACGTCCAGAGAGGAGGAACCCCCTCTGCCTTTGACCGGATCCTG GCCAGTCGTATGGGAGTGGAGGCGGTCCTGGCCCTGTTGGAGGCGTCAGCCAGCACACCGGCCTGCGTAGTGTCTCTGTGTGGGAACCAGGCTGTCCGTCTGCCCCTCATGGAGTGTGTTCAGATG ACACAAGACGTCCAGAAAGCCATGGACGAGAAGAATTTTGAGGAAGCTGTGAGACTGCGTGGCAG GAGTTTCGAAAACAACCTGAACACCTACAAACTCCTGTCTTACCGGAAAGCAGACTCTGAACTCCCAAAT GAAGAGGATGTGCTCCCATATAAT AGCTCCTTCAACGTGGCGGTGCTGAACGTGGGTGCCCCAGCTGCGGGCATGAACGCAGCTGTCCGCTCGGCCGTCAGGGTGGGCATCACCGAGGGGCACAAGATGTTCGCCGTTAACGACGGCTTCGAGGGATTCTACAAGGGACAG ATAAAGGAGATTAAATGGGGAGATGTAGGTGGTTGGACTGGACAAGGGGGGTCCATACTGGGAACAAAGAG AACCCTTCCAGCGAAGCATCTTGATAAGATCGCTGAACAAATCAGGATACATAACATCAATGCTTTGCTTGTTATCGGTGGATTTGAG GCGTTTGAGTGTCTGCTGCAGCTCTATGAGGCCCGGACCAGCCATGAGGACTTTTGCATCCCGATGTGTGTGCTGCCTGCCACCATTAGTAACAATGTGCCTGGTACTGATCTGAGTATCGGGGCAGACACTTCCCTCAATGCCATCGTGGAG acatgtGACCGCATCAAGCAGTCTGCCAgtgggaccaagcggcgtgtgtTCATCATTGAGACCATGGGGGGGTACTGTGGGTACCTGGCCAGTGTCGGGGGGCTGGCTGCGGGGGCTGACGCTGTCTACATCTATGAGGAACCTTTCGACATCAGAGACCTCCAG TCCAACGTCGAGCATTTGACAGAGAAGATGAAGACGGGCATCCAGAGGGGCTTGGTGCTGAG GAATGAGAACTCCAATGAGAACTTCACCACAGATTTCATCTACCAGCTGTACTCtgaggaggggaaaggagtgTTCGACTGCAGGAAGAATGTCCTTGGACATATGCAGCAG GGAGGTGCTCCTTCCCCATTCGACAGGAACTTTGGAACGAAGATTGCAGCCAAAGCAATTCAATGGATTTCAAGAAAGCTCAAGGAGTCATATAAAGAAG GGAAGGTGTTTGCTAACACAGAGGACACTGCCTGTTTGCTGGGGATGCGTCGCAGAGCCATGGTCTTCCAACCAGTGGTGCAGCTCAAAGACCAAACAGACTTTGT CCACAGGATCCCTAAGGAACAGTGGTGGTTGAAGCTCCGCCCCCTGATGAAGATCCTGGCTAAATACAAGACCAGCTACGACGTGTCTGACTCTGGCCAGCTGGAGCATGTGACCCGGGTCAGGCCCAAGAAGGTGGACTGA
- the LOC135558654 gene encoding ATP-dependent 6-phosphofructokinase, platelet type-like isoform X5 gives MAKRQDTKKFFENLSGAGKSIGVLTSGGDAQGMNAAVRAVVRMGIYVGAKVYFVHEGYQGMVDGGDNIEEASWESVSSMLQVGGTVIGSARCKEFRSHEGRLKAAHHLVQRDITNLCVIGGDGSLTGANLFREEWSGLLEELVQQGLIDEKAAQNNSELHIVGMVGSIDNDFCGTDMTIGTDSALHRIIEVVDAIMTTAQSHQRTFVLEVMGRHCGYLALVSALACGADWVLIPEMPPEDGWEEQMCQKLSENRADKKRLNIIIVAEGAIDSHNKPITTDHIKELVVSCLGFDTRVTILGHVQRGGTPSAFDRILASRMGVEAVLALLEASASTPACVVSLCGNQAVRLPLMECVQMTQDVQKAMDEKNFEEAVRLRGRSFENNLNTYKLLSYRKADSELPNEEDVLPYNSSFNVAVLNVGAPAAGMNAAVRSAVRVGITEGHKMFAVNDGFEGFYKGQIKEIKWGDVGGWTGQGGSILGTKRTLPAKHLDKIAEQIRIHNINALLVIGGFEAFLGVMELSAAREKYNEFCVPMVMVPATVSNNIPGSDLSIGADTALNAITDTCDRIKQSASGTKRRVFIIETMGGYCGYLASVGGLAAGADAVYIYEEPFDIRDLQSNVEHLTEKMKTGIQRGLVLRNENSNENFTTDFIYQLYSEEGKGVFDCRKNVLGHMQQGGAPSPFDRNFGTKIAAKAIQWISRKLKESYKEGKVFANTEDTACLLGMRRRAMVFQPVVQLKDQTDFVHRIPKEQWWLKLRPLMKILAKYKTSYDVSDSGQLEHVTRVRPKKVD, from the exons gTATGAATGCTGCTGTACGGGCTGTGGTCCGCATGGGTATTTATGTGGGAGCTAAAGTCTACTTCGTCCATGAG GGTTACCAGGGTATGGTAGATGGTGGGGATAATATTGAAGAGGCATCATGGGAAAGTGTCTCCAGCATGCTGCAAGTG GGTGGCACAGTCATTGGCAGTGCCCGCTGCAAGGAGTTCCGCAGCCACGAGGGGCGTCTGAAGGCTGCTCACCACCTGGTGCAGCGTGACATCACCAACCTGTGTGTGATCGGAGGGGACGGCAGTCTCACTGGGGCCAACCTCTTCAGAGAGGAGTGGAGCGGACTACTGGAGGAACTGGTCCAGCAGG GTCTGATTGATGAGAAGGCTGCCCAGAACAATTCAGAGCTACACATTGTGGGAATGGTGGGCTCCATCGACAACGACTTCTGTGGCACTGACATGACAATCGGGACAGACTCTGCCCTGCACAGAATCATAGAGGTGGTGGACGCAATCATGACTACAGCCCAGAG CCACCAGAGGACGTTTGTGCTGGAGGTCATGGGAAGACATTGTGG gtacctGGCCCTAGTAAGTGCTCTGGCCTGCGGGGCTGACTGGGTGCTGATCCCTGAGATGCCCCCTGAGGACGGGTGGGAGGAACAGATGTGTCAGAAActgtctgag AATCGTGCAGATAAGAAACGGCTCAATATCATTATTGTAGCAGAGGGGGCGATAGATTCTCACAACAAGCCTATCACTACAGACCATATTAAGGAA ctggttgttagCTGTCTGGGCTTTGACACCCGAGTCACCATCCTGGGTCACGTCCAGAGAGGAGGAACCCCCTCTGCCTTTGACCGGATCCTG GCCAGTCGTATGGGAGTGGAGGCGGTCCTGGCCCTGTTGGAGGCGTCAGCCAGCACACCGGCCTGCGTAGTGTCTCTGTGTGGGAACCAGGCTGTCCGTCTGCCCCTCATGGAGTGTGTTCAGATG ACACAAGACGTCCAGAAAGCCATGGACGAGAAGAATTTTGAGGAAGCTGTGAGACTGCGTGGCAG GAGTTTCGAAAACAACCTGAACACCTACAAACTCCTGTCTTACCGGAAAGCAGACTCTGAACTCCCAAAT GAAGAGGATGTGCTCCCATATAAT AGCTCCTTCAACGTGGCGGTGCTGAACGTGGGTGCCCCAGCTGCGGGCATGAACGCAGCTGTCCGCTCGGCCGTCAGGGTGGGCATCACCGAGGGGCACAAGATGTTCGCCGTTAACGACGGCTTCGAGGGATTCTACAAGGGACAG ATAAAGGAGATTAAATGGGGAGATGTAGGTGGTTGGACTGGACAAGGGGGGTCCATACTGGGAACAAAGAG AACCCTTCCAGCGAAGCATCTTGATAAGATCGCTGAACAAATCAGGATACATAACATCAATGCTTTGCTTGTTATCGGTGGATTTGAG GCCTTCCTGGGAGTCATGGAACTGTCCGCTGCCCGGGAGAAATATAATGAGTTCTGTGTCCCCATGGTTATGGTCCCTGCCACGGTCTCCAACAATATACCGGGCTCTGACCTCAGCATTGGCGCAGACACAGCTTTGAATGCTATTACTGAT acatgtGACCGCATCAAGCAGTCTGCCAgtgggaccaagcggcgtgtgtTCATCATTGAGACCATGGGGGGGTACTGTGGGTACCTGGCCAGTGTCGGGGGGCTGGCTGCGGGGGCTGACGCTGTCTACATCTATGAGGAACCTTTCGACATCAGAGACCTCCAG TCCAACGTCGAGCATTTGACAGAGAAGATGAAGACGGGCATCCAGAGGGGCTTGGTGCTGAG GAATGAGAACTCCAATGAGAACTTCACCACAGATTTCATCTACCAGCTGTACTCtgaggaggggaaaggagtgTTCGACTGCAGGAAGAATGTCCTTGGACATATGCAGCAG GGAGGTGCTCCTTCCCCATTCGACAGGAACTTTGGAACGAAGATTGCAGCCAAAGCAATTCAATGGATTTCAAGAAAGCTCAAGGAGTCATATAAAGAAG GGAAGGTGTTTGCTAACACAGAGGACACTGCCTGTTTGCTGGGGATGCGTCGCAGAGCCATGGTCTTCCAACCAGTGGTGCAGCTCAAAGACCAAACAGACTTTGT CCACAGGATCCCTAAGGAACAGTGGTGGTTGAAGCTCCGCCCCCTGATGAAGATCCTGGCTAAATACAAGACCAGCTACGACGTGTCTGACTCTGGCCAGCTGGAGCATGTGACCCGGGTCAGGCCCAAGAAGGTGGACTGA
- the LOC135558654 gene encoding ATP-dependent 6-phosphofructokinase, platelet type-like isoform X1, producing the protein MAKRQDTKKFFENLSGAGKSIGVLTSGGDAQGMNAAVRAVVRMGIYVGAKVYFVHEGYQGMVDGGDNIEEASWESVSSMLQVGGTVIGSARCKEFRSHEGRLKAAHHLVQRDITNLCVIGGDGSLTGANLFREEWSGLLEELVQQGLIDEKAAQNNSELHIVGMVGSIDNDFCGTDMTIGTDSALHRIIEVVDAIMTTAQSHQRTFVLEVMGRHCGYLALVSALACGADWVLIPEMPPEDGWEEQMCQKLSESRSRGSRLNIIIVAEGAIDRQGKAITVDNVKDNRADKKRLNIIIVAEGAIDSHNKPITTDHIKELVVSCLGFDTRVTILGHVQRGGTPSAFDRILASRMGVEAVLALLEASASTPACVVSLCGNQAVRLPLMECVQMTQDVQKAMDEKNFEEAVRLRGRSFENNLNTYKLLSYRKADSELPNEEDVLPYNSSFNVAVLNVGAPAAGMNAAVRSAVRVGITEGHKMFAVNDGFEGFYKGQIKEIKWGDVGGWTGQGGSILGTKRTLPAKHLDKIAEQIRIHNINALLVIGGFEAFECLLQLYEARTSHEDFCIPMCVLPATISNNVPGTDLSIGADTSLNAIVETCDRIKQSASGTKRRVFIIETMGGYCGYLASVGGLAAGADAVYIYEEPFDIRDLQSNVEHLTEKMKTGIQRGLVLRNENSNENFTTDFIYQLYSEEGKGVFDCRKNVLGHMQQGGAPSPFDRNFGTKIAAKAIQWISRKLKESYKEGKVFANTEDTACLLGMRRRAMVFQPVVQLKDQTDFVHRIPKEQWWLKLRPLMKILAKYKTSYDVSDSGQLEHVTRVRPKKVD; encoded by the exons gTATGAATGCTGCTGTACGGGCTGTGGTCCGCATGGGTATTTATGTGGGAGCTAAAGTCTACTTCGTCCATGAG GGTTACCAGGGTATGGTAGATGGTGGGGATAATATTGAAGAGGCATCATGGGAAAGTGTCTCCAGCATGCTGCAAGTG GGTGGCACAGTCATTGGCAGTGCCCGCTGCAAGGAGTTCCGCAGCCACGAGGGGCGTCTGAAGGCTGCTCACCACCTGGTGCAGCGTGACATCACCAACCTGTGTGTGATCGGAGGGGACGGCAGTCTCACTGGGGCCAACCTCTTCAGAGAGGAGTGGAGCGGACTACTGGAGGAACTGGTCCAGCAGG GTCTGATTGATGAGAAGGCTGCCCAGAACAATTCAGAGCTACACATTGTGGGAATGGTGGGCTCCATCGACAACGACTTCTGTGGCACTGACATGACAATCGGGACAGACTCTGCCCTGCACAGAATCATAGAGGTGGTGGACGCAATCATGACTACAGCCCAGAG CCACCAGAGGACGTTTGTGCTGGAGGTCATGGGAAGACATTGTGG gtacctGGCCCTAGTAAGTGCTCTGGCCTGCGGGGCTGACTGGGTGCTGATCCCTGAGATGCCCCCTGAGGACGGGTGGGAGGAACAGATGTGTCAGAAActgtctgag AGCCGATCCAGGGGTTCAAGGCTGAATATAATCATAGTTGCTGAAGGAGCCATTGACAGACAAGGAAAGGCTATTACTGTTGATAATGTCAAGGAT AATCGTGCAGATAAGAAACGGCTCAATATCATTATTGTAGCAGAGGGGGCGATAGATTCTCACAACAAGCCTATCACTACAGACCATATTAAGGAA ctggttgttagCTGTCTGGGCTTTGACACCCGAGTCACCATCCTGGGTCACGTCCAGAGAGGAGGAACCCCCTCTGCCTTTGACCGGATCCTG GCCAGTCGTATGGGAGTGGAGGCGGTCCTGGCCCTGTTGGAGGCGTCAGCCAGCACACCGGCCTGCGTAGTGTCTCTGTGTGGGAACCAGGCTGTCCGTCTGCCCCTCATGGAGTGTGTTCAGATG ACACAAGACGTCCAGAAAGCCATGGACGAGAAGAATTTTGAGGAAGCTGTGAGACTGCGTGGCAG GAGTTTCGAAAACAACCTGAACACCTACAAACTCCTGTCTTACCGGAAAGCAGACTCTGAACTCCCAAAT GAAGAGGATGTGCTCCCATATAAT AGCTCCTTCAACGTGGCGGTGCTGAACGTGGGTGCCCCAGCTGCGGGCATGAACGCAGCTGTCCGCTCGGCCGTCAGGGTGGGCATCACCGAGGGGCACAAGATGTTCGCCGTTAACGACGGCTTCGAGGGATTCTACAAGGGACAG ATAAAGGAGATTAAATGGGGAGATGTAGGTGGTTGGACTGGACAAGGGGGGTCCATACTGGGAACAAAGAG AACCCTTCCAGCGAAGCATCTTGATAAGATCGCTGAACAAATCAGGATACATAACATCAATGCTTTGCTTGTTATCGGTGGATTTGAG GCGTTTGAGTGTCTGCTGCAGCTCTATGAGGCCCGGACCAGCCATGAGGACTTTTGCATCCCGATGTGTGTGCTGCCTGCCACCATTAGTAACAATGTGCCTGGTACTGATCTGAGTATCGGGGCAGACACTTCCCTCAATGCCATCGTGGAG acatgtGACCGCATCAAGCAGTCTGCCAgtgggaccaagcggcgtgtgtTCATCATTGAGACCATGGGGGGGTACTGTGGGTACCTGGCCAGTGTCGGGGGGCTGGCTGCGGGGGCTGACGCTGTCTACATCTATGAGGAACCTTTCGACATCAGAGACCTCCAG TCCAACGTCGAGCATTTGACAGAGAAGATGAAGACGGGCATCCAGAGGGGCTTGGTGCTGAG GAATGAGAACTCCAATGAGAACTTCACCACAGATTTCATCTACCAGCTGTACTCtgaggaggggaaaggagtgTTCGACTGCAGGAAGAATGTCCTTGGACATATGCAGCAG GGAGGTGCTCCTTCCCCATTCGACAGGAACTTTGGAACGAAGATTGCAGCCAAAGCAATTCAATGGATTTCAAGAAAGCTCAAGGAGTCATATAAAGAAG GGAAGGTGTTTGCTAACACAGAGGACACTGCCTGTTTGCTGGGGATGCGTCGCAGAGCCATGGTCTTCCAACCAGTGGTGCAGCTCAAAGACCAAACAGACTTTGT CCACAGGATCCCTAAGGAACAGTGGTGGTTGAAGCTCCGCCCCCTGATGAAGATCCTGGCTAAATACAAGACCAGCTACGACGTGTCTGACTCTGGCCAGCTGGAGCATGTGACCCGGGTCAGGCCCAAGAAGGTGGACTGA